In the Clostridium cellulovorans 743B genome, TTCCAGATGATACTATAGGTGCTATCTTTGTTTCGCTTCCTTCAACTAACTTTGGTAAATGGCTTGGAAGTCCCGCACCTGAGATGATTACATCTGCCTTTTCCTCAACAGCAACCTTAACTAAATCATCATAATTATTGGTAGCTACCATTACATTTACTCCAATAATACCTTCAGGAGATAACTGTCTGGCTTTTCTTAATTCAGCTCTTAACGCTCTAATGTTAGCTTCCTTTGCATTATTAATAAAATCTGGTTCTCTATATCCTACCTGAGCCGCAGAAATAATACCAATTCCACCTTCATTTGCTACTGCCGCAGCAAGTCCTGATAAAGAAACACCTACCCCCATTCCACCTTGGATTATAGGTATCTTAGCTTGTAATTTACCAATATTTAAAGTCTTGATTTCCACAGATCCACCTCTAATTCTTCAACAAAAACTTCTACAATTAAACATTTTGATAATCAAAGAATTAGACAAGAAAGGTTCTATTACTAAATATTTTGACAATCAAATTATGTTATTGCAAAAGTTTCACGTTGAAATATTTTGATATTCAAATTATATGTTTATTTTTTATTCTTGTCAACAATGGAAAAATCTTAGAAACAAGATTTACTAAACTAAAAACCTCGTCTCTAAGATTTTCTTTTGTTACCACCTATTATTGTGAATTCTAGTTTTATCGAATCTATCTTGTACATCCTTTTCTTCATCAGGATATCCTACAGGAATTATAGATAGTGGTATAACATTAGAAGGTAAATTAAGAATATTCTTGACAGCCTCTGATCTTTCATTATCAGGGTAAACACCTAACCACACAGCCCCTAACCCTGTAGCTTGTGCAGCAAGCAAAATATTTTGCGTTGCAGCAGAGCAATCCAAAACCCAATTTCCTTTAAATCTTTCCTTTGATATATCTCCACAAACAACAATTGCTACATCTGTACTTAAAAGCATTTTTGCATACGGATGGATCTTGGTTATTTCTTCCATAACACTCTTATCTCTTAATACTATAAATTCCCATGGTTGCTCATTCCCAGCAGAAGGAGCTGCCATTGCTGCTCTTAAAAGGTTATCCACCTCTTCATTACTTACACTTTTGTCAGTATATTTTCTTATACTTCTTCTTTGTAATATATTTTCCATACCTTTCCTCCTGATTGATTGTAATTAATTCTCTTCATTTAAATTATATTTCTACATAAAATTTATATAACTTAGTCAAACTCAATTTGCATTTTTATTGAAGTGATTATAACTATTTTTCTATTCTACCTATTGAATCTTTAAATTTACTATTTCACTTCTGCTACCTATCCTTATAGGTGGTCCCCAAGTACCGTATCCACTTGATACTACTGTATCTAGTTTTCCTTTTTTCATATGCCCATAATCTATTTCAAACATCTTATTAGTAATAATATTTGCTGGTGCAATTTGACCTCTATGAGTATGTCCTGAAAGATGTAAATCAGCCCCTATATCTTCACTATCCTTAATAGAGCTAGGAGTATGATCGATTACTATTTTGTATTTCCCTTTATCTATATTTTCAACAATTTCATTTAAATCTTTTCTTTTACCAGCAACTCTCTCTATGCTAATATCGTCTCTTCCAATAATATAAAACCTATCATCAACAAGTACCGCTTCATCTCTTAGTACCTTAACACCATTGTTACTTAATTCTTCTTCTATTTTTTCGTAATCGCCCATCATAATATCATGATTTCCAAGAGCCACGTAAGTTCCATACTTAGATTTCAAACTTGAAAATTCTTTTGCCATCTTCTTTTCAATAAAAGGTGTTATATCTGTATCCACTATATCACCAGCTATAATTACAATATCTGCATCTAATTGGTTTATCTCTTCAACCATCCTTATTAGTCTATCATTACCTAT is a window encoding:
- a CDS encoding nitroreductase family protein, producing the protein MENILQRRSIRKYTDKSVSNEEVDNLLRAAMAAPSAGNEQPWEFIVLRDKSVMEEITKIHPYAKMLLSTDVAIVVCGDISKERFKGNWVLDCSAATQNILLAAQATGLGAVWLGVYPDNERSEAVKNILNLPSNVIPLSIIPVGYPDEEKDVQDRFDKTRIHNNRW
- a CDS encoding metallophosphoesterase, producing MKISIIAVLIIFSALYGLLNYCVGRNILQGISSIFKIKKVWFWSIFSLLAISFILAIVSPKLLPDKVDLALNLIGFYWVIYILETLVIFLVINIIVVLLKNFHISSKLKIKNQYLRFVGTILSIIVFTLMLFVGTRNAKVSYVNEIIIAKEETTLTEPLNIALVSDIHLGTLIGNDRLIRMVEEINQLDADIVIIAGDIVDTDITPFIEKKMAKEFSSLKSKYGTYVALGNHDIMMGDYEKIEEELSNNGVKVLRDEAVLVDDRFYIIGRDDISIERVAGKRKDLNEIVENIDKGKYKIVIDHTPSSIKDSEDIGADLHLSGHTHRGQIAPANIITNKMFEIDYGHMKKGKLDTVVSSGYGTWGPPIRIGSRSEIVNLKIQ